The DNA window TCGTGAGCAGCACTGTGTCAGGGCCCACATCCTCTAGGTGAAGGTGCACAATGCAGCCAGAGTCCGAGGCAACCCTTATAGCCTCCTCCATTATGAGCTCTGAGACCAGGAGGTTGAGCGGCGCCGTCTTGTAGTGCTGCCTCCCAACCTCGCCGATGCCGTCGAGGAGCCCCTCGCGGCACATCTTAAACTCCTGCCTTATGACTTCGTGCCCAAGCCTAAGTATCTCCGAGGGCCTCATGCCCCCCGACGCGAGCCTATCGACGTCGCCTGGGTAGAAGCCTGCCAGACATGCCACCCTCAGGCCCCTCTCCCTGACCTCTCTGCAGGCCCGTACGTGGATGTCAAGGGACTTCATGTATGCCTCCTCTGGCGCGATCGTAATGCCGTAGTCCCATGGAGACACGCTAACCAAAGCTATAAACCAGCCGCCTGAGCCACGAAACCTATCTGCTAGCTCGCTGGCGCCCACGCCCTTGGCAGCGTTTACGTGCGAGTGCGCGTCCGCTATGGGCACCCTGCTGTAAGCCAACGTTACCTCCTAGATAACTGCCCCTAACCCAAGACATTTTATATAAAGCTTTTTGTTAGGGCCCACGACTACTTAAAGTCTAAGATATTAGTGGTCCCTAGGGCTCAGTTACCCACTCAACATTGCTCAAGACAAGGGAAATAAGTTCACTGTGGACTTGTGGTCGTACCGTAAATTAATTAACGCTATCGAATTGAAGGCGCAGGAGTACGGCATGAAGGTGTACGAAGTTGTTGAGTATAACACGTCTAAGTACTGTGCTTATCACAACGTTGAGGTCAAAAGGTACCCAAGAGGAGTGGTCAGTTGCCCTAAGGGACATAAGCTTCATTCAGATCTGAACGGTGCACTGAACAACCTGAAGAGGGCTATTGGTACTGTGGTTTCAACGGTGAGAAAAAAAGTTGTCTTTCCTGGTACTGCATAACGGAGTAGCACCCGTTAAAGGGGTGTAACACCTGAGACCTCGGGGAGCCCCCGCCCTGAAGGGCGGGGAGGAGGTCAGCTAGCTACCGCTTAAGCGCTGCGGCCCCGTACTTCTCCAGCATTTCTATCCAGCGCCACATGTCGTCTATTTCCTCCTGAAGTCCCTTGAGCTTCTCTGGGTCCTTCAGGACCGTCTGGAACCTGCCCTGGAGCTTCAGGTACTCGACCAGCGGCACCCTCTTCTGTGGGTTCCTGTACATGCCGCTGTAGGGGCTCAGGCTGAACTTACCGTTCTCGTATTCGAAGAGTGGGAAGGCCCCTGTCTGCACCGCCAGCTGAGCCATCTTAGCTGTGAGGCCTGGGTCGAACCTCCAGCCTATTGGACACGGGGCGTGTAGATGTATGTATTTGAAGCCCCTTATTGACGCCGCCTTCCTTAGCTTCTCTATAAAGTCCTGCGGGTAGCCAACTGTCGCTGTTGCCACATACGGCACGTTGTGTGCTATCATTATGAATGGTAGAGGCTTCTTCTTCTCGGTCTTTCCAGCGTAGGTGGTTGTAGTCCAGGCTCCATATGGAGTTAGGCCGCTTCTCTGTATGCCCGTGTTCATGTAGGCCTCGTTATCTACACAGATGTAAATTATGTCGTCGTTGCGTTCTGCCGCGCCGCTCATGGACTGGAAGCCTATGTCAGCGGTGCCGCCGTCGCCCGCCCAGACAACAACGTTGTAGTTCTTGCCGCTCATCTCAAAGGCTGCCTTTATGCCTGAGGCGGCACTTGCAGCCGAGGCGAAGACTATGTTAAGTATTGGGAAGTTTATCCCGCTCTTAGGCACTATGCCCTGTATGACGCTGCTGCAGCCTGCTGGTATCACAAGTACAGCGTTGTCGCCGAGGGCCATCTTAACGTACCTAAGGCCCATAGTCTCAGGGCAGCCTGGGCAGGCAGCGTTGCCAGGCATGCCAAACCTTCTCCTCGGAAGGTCAGCTAACCTTATGGGCATCAGATCCCCACCTCCTTAGCGACGTACTCATATTTTTTGGGCAGCATCCACTTCTGTGGCTCATACACCCTGCCGCTCTCCTCCACCCTGCTAACAAAGTTCATGACCTCCGAGGCGAAGTCCTCAGGTCTCACGTCAACCCCTCCGAGGCCCGCCACCACGCCCCTCATGGAGGTCCCTGTGCCGTAGAGGGTGGCCGCGGTCTCAGTGAAGAGCTGTCCGTAGCTCCCGAAGGACACGCTCCTGTCAAATACTATAACGCCTTTCTTGTTAGCTAGCCTGTCCTTTAAGTCCTCCTCAGGCCACGGCCTCACGAACCTGATTCTCGCGACGCC is part of the Acidilobus sp. 7A genome and encodes:
- a CDS encoding TatD family hydrolase is translated as MAYSRVPIADAHSHVNAAKGVGASELADRFRGSGGWFIALVSVSPWDYGITIAPEEAYMKSLDIHVRACREVRERGLRVACLAGFYPGDVDRLASGGMRPSEILRLGHEVIRQEFKMCREGLLDGIGEVGRQHYKTAPLNLLVSELIMEEAIRVASDSGCIVHLHLEDVGPDTVLLTNEVIGRLNVKPSPRVVFHHARPDMVATASSLGYASTVYGREEALRAAISRGALGFMVESDFNGLSDSLVAPWTLGPLEGELLAESILTEDDMYRLNVDNIVRTYGVTPP
- a CDS encoding 3-methyl-2-oxobutanoate dehydrogenase subunit beta — translated: MPIRLADLPRRRFGMPGNAACPGCPETMGLRYVKMALGDNAVLVIPAGCSSVIQGIVPKSGINFPILNIVFASAASAASGIKAAFEMSGKNYNVVVWAGDGGTADIGFQSMSGAAERNDDIIYICVDNEAYMNTGIQRSGLTPYGAWTTTTYAGKTEKKKPLPFIMIAHNVPYVATATVGYPQDFIEKLRKAASIRGFKYIHLHAPCPIGWRFDPGLTAKMAQLAVQTGAFPLFEYENGKFSLSPYSGMYRNPQKRVPLVEYLKLQGRFQTVLKDPEKLKGLQEEIDDMWRWIEMLEKYGAAALKR